ACAAATGCCGAGCCGTTCCTTTACGCCTTTAGGATTGCATGGATTTTGTCTGCAGTGCTTCTGCAAAGCAAGCAGCTACAAGCTACTGTAGCGTAGCTTGCATGATATGAGGTGGTGGTGTGCGTTGAATTGTAACGACAGTGCTGCTGGTTTTTAAtgatgcgcgtgtgtgtgtgtctctctccacaGCACAACATGCCTTTCTGGAGGATATCCAGTCACTCTGACCTGCTCGCGTTACACCAAGCACTGGAGTTTGAGTACCTGTAGCTATTATAAGCAATATGGACTCAAGCGATGTCATCATGGACATTGGTCAGCCAggcagcaacccccccccccccccccccttcttttgtATAACTATTTAAGAACAAACAATACACTGCAACtgttgtgaatttttttttcaacatctGGATTTACACACTCTGAACGGTCTTAAGAAGCAAAGTAGAGGAGAAAGGAGGTTAATGAGAGGACAGTGGGGTTAAGAGATGACTCGGCTGGAAGCCCTCCTCCGGCCCTGAAGCTGAGGACGGACCTCCGCGTGCACAGGCTGAAGACCTCCCCTGGCCTGGGAGGATGTTTGGTTTGTTCCAGACAACCCAGGCTAGTTTCAGGACTGTCGTGGTCACCTGGGGTTAAACCATCCTCTCTCGATGAGGGTGTCTCTATACAGACAGCAATTTGTGTGCAGGGATAACTGctttgtgattattttttctttttccctttggTATAATCACAACGCAACAATGCAGTCTGTGCAAGAAAACGTGTAAATTATTAACATTAAAACTTAAAGGGCAGTGGTGGATGCTTTTGTCAtggaatataaatatgttttggggtcttgtttttttttttgcctctggattttttgtaatttttccttttttgagaAACTGAGAATGTGCGTAATGATGTGTTGTGccttaatgtgtttgaatgtcttttctttattcacaaATGTCTATGTATGTAGATATAAAGGAGAAACATTATCCAAATGACCTATATGCATCTTGTCTTCCCTAATGAAATGTAACACTGGTGCAGTACTCCATAATGCTGAATCCAGTGCGTTTTTGTAATTACCTTAAAGACAGTACTCTACACACAATCGTCTTATGAGATCCCGCAGAAAAATCCTGTCTCTTCACCCGCATGAAGCACACCCAGTCCGGAGGCTAGACACATTTTCTGTCCGTTTCAAGGATCTCAcagatttgaaatatttatatatatttaatatgaaCAAGTGATAAGtgctataataaaaaaaaaaaaaaggtagcCCACTTTTATAAACTCTTATGAAACATGACATTGAGAGTATCCATGAACAAGAGTGAGGTGAAATATGAGTCACCTCTTTTggatatttttaaaataaaaattggcAAGTAATGAGTGCTATAATAAAAATGTAGCCTCATTTACCTTTACTTCTCAAAtattctacaaaaaaaaaaaaaaaaaaaaaaaaaaaaatcgcctGAAACTTGACATGGTAACAGTTAGGGGAAGAAtagttgcagccaaatccaacacaattgAATTAACAGTTGACTTCTTTAAACTAAATACCCCATACTGTTCCTGTAGTTTCataagccccaacattcaacTTGAAAGCCATCACCTCCAGAGAACAGCAGGTGTAATGGTGTCAATGAGAGCTTTAAATCAAATGCATCTTTTAAGCATCAAGCGGCGACGAGAGCCGATACACAAGTGATACCAGGAGACAAGTTTAGGTGGGAACACACCAACCATTTGTGATGAGATCTCCATCTGAACAGACTTAAGACCACAATCAATTACTTTAGTGTGATTAACGTCTTAGTGGTCACTTTAATAtgtaaaatgatttataaaataGGACAGAGACAACAGCTTCGTTTCAAACGTTTATTAACGGCTCATTTCTTGGCTTTGAAGTATTCTTCAATCACATCCTTGGCTTGAGACTCCTTGCCATAGTcctgaagacacacaaagaatgGATTGTTTCAACCGTGCACACAACTTCCTCTTGtctttgaaaaacatttaagacattAGAATGTAAAAACATTCTAACACAACACTGGTGTCAGACTGATTCACATTGAAACACTAATTCTTACCAGTTCATTGTATAAACAATTATCCTCAAACAGGACTTTCTCTTGTTCTTTAATTTGAAACTTGTTGGACCGTGTATCACAGCATCTTTTAATGACATTCAAATTCGTTGATGTTTTCCCCTATTACTTTCTAGACGTACAGACTCAAACAAAGTTATGTGGATTATAAAAAGGTTAATCACAGGATGCCCTAGTATTAAATAATGACAAGTGTTTCCATGTTGTGTATGTAGCCATCTTCAGGGACCCCAGACACCACAGAGAGATGAAGGGGCTCGTACCCGGGCCGTCATATAGCCAGGAGTTAAAAACAGCTGCATGGCACAAGGCCCAGCACCTGGACTTGTCTGGCAAAGAAGGTCTAATCTATTTAACAGCAAGTTTGGACTCGTTacatataaagaaaaaagtatataaaactttaaaaagcgCTTAAATTACCTTGACCACGACGCAGCTGCAGCCCACCACCTTGCGGGGTTTGCCCTCACGGTCGATCTTGCATAGACCAACCCACTCGCCGAGCTTCTTGTTGTCATCAACCTTAAAATTaagataaatgtcaaattaaatttCTGCTTGTACTAAATATAGTGCAATGCTTTCATACTGTTTCAGTAGACAATTAGACAGTAGCCATGCTCTGACTGTTGGCTACACATTGCACGACACCTTCAACTCCACTATGATTCACTAGATATTCGAAAAAAATGATATGTCATGTCAAAGGGTTTGTTAACACAGACTGGTGCAATGCCCAGATCCAGGAAGCTGTTTACCTTGATCAGGTTGATCTGATGCTCGGCGCAGAGGGCCTCCACCAGCTTGACGTACATGGGCTCGTCGCAGTTTGCAGCAAGGACGCACAGATGGGCCTGGCGCCTGCGGGACAACACTCGTTCATTCAAGGGCTACacaacacttttgtttttggGGAAAAAGAATGTTATTGCACATCTCAGACAAGAATTGGGTAACAATGGCAGTATTCCACATAGAGTTCAGTAGAGGGAGCCAAAATATCAACAGTGACCCACCCATCAATGAGACGGTATTTATCAAGTGAAATAACGTTGGAGTACGTACTTATCCAGAGCCTTGGCGGCTTCACGGATACCACGGGCAAGGCCATCGTGGATTAGTGCGGTCTTGAGCACTTCAGGGAGAGCGGTGTTGACATCCATCACACCTCCAGCGGCAGCGGCAACAGCAACGCTATGGAAAAGGGCAGAGGACAAAGATGAAACAGCTTATTTGACGGAAAATGGCAACGTGAATTCAAGCGCATTTCATTTGAGCTTCCAGCGCGTCAGACTGCGGTTCTCACTCATTGAAGAGTGAAGGGGTATCCGACAAAGAATGTAAAGTCATCATTCAAGCGACAGAAAGCTCATTTCGAGGACAGGTTTGGAATTAACGttgaaaatttaaattaaatttgtattcttaAGGAAGAGGTTTCATTCTTGGTTTACATCTGTTAACAAAGCAACACTAAGCAATATTTCTGATGACAACTGGGCCTCTTactaataaaaaacattcaatgGTTATAAATGATCCCCAGCATCCCAATTAGCCATTTACACATGTTGAATTTGGAATATCTTTTTTTACCCTTTCCCTGGAAGGTCACTACCTCCAGGTACCTCAAACTCCCTCGGTAACCTGCAATTACACTCACATTGACTTTGGGCAATACAGGACCAGGCCACTATGCAAGAATCACCCACACACTCATAATCACACCAGTCAAACACAATGGGGATTAGCAGACAGTGATACACAATAACAAGTCAGATTTAATGAAGCCGGCATCACGAGTTTGACTACATTAGGCCATGTTTTTAAACAGTGACCCGCTACGCCTCACAATTTAGCAAGAATCTACAAGATGCAGTTTTATATCAATCAAATTCGCAAGCATGCGTCTAAACTCTGCTCGTGCTACATTCGCCCGTTATTCAAAAAGGTATCAAACTCTTCCCACAGTCTTTTTAAACTTTAGCTAACACTGACTTTGGGAGTGAAATGATTTCAGGCCACTTCTCTTGATGTTTACAAAGCAGAACAAGCTAACAAGAGCTCAACTCCACAGCATTAGACTGTGTGTAGTAGACGTGTGTAAGATGAACCGCTCACATGTGCACCAAGATGC
This genomic window from Platichthys flesus chromosome 18, fPlaFle2.1, whole genome shotgun sequence contains:
- the rps12 gene encoding 40S ribosomal protein S12 isoform X1; this encodes MAEEGLPREFEVPGGSDLPGKGVAVAAAAGGVMDVNTALPEVLKTALIHDGLARGIREAAKALDKRQAHLCVLAANCDEPMYVKLVEALCAEHQINLIKVDDNKKLGEWVGLCKIDREGKPRKVVGCSCVVVKDYGKESQAKDVIEEYFKAKK
- the rps12 gene encoding 40S ribosomal protein S12 isoform X2, translated to MAEEGVAVAAAAGGVMDVNTALPEVLKTALIHDGLARGIREAAKALDKRQAHLCVLAANCDEPMYVKLVEALCAEHQINLIKVDDNKKLGEWVGLCKIDREGKPRKVVGCSCVVVKDYGKESQAKDVIEEYFKAKK